The Solea senegalensis isolate Sse05_10M linkage group LG4, IFAPA_SoseM_1, whole genome shotgun sequence genome includes a region encoding these proteins:
- the zmynd8 gene encoding protein kinase C-binding protein 1 isoform X2 — protein sequence MHPQSVAEEEGKEAATKEMEISTRSKVSETGSAERTAQKRKMPSPSHSSNGHSSAETSPSPTKKKRKPGAVSSSKDQSELRHGPFYYVKQPALTTDPVDVVPQDGRNDFYCWLCHREGQVLCCELCPRVYHAKCLKLPAEPEGDWFCPECEKITVAECIETQSKAMMMLTIDQLSYLLKFALQKMKQPGDHPRLSSRSPHAASTQRKTFNWTEPFQKPVSLEQHPDYAEYIFHAMDLCTLEKNIKKKMYGCTEAFLADAKWILHNCIIYNGGNHKLTATAKVIVKICEHEMNEIEVCPECYLSACQKRDNWFCEPCSNPHPLVWAKLKGFPFWPAKALRDKDGQVDARFFGQHDRAWVPLNNCYLMSKEIPFSVKKTKSIFNSAMQEMEVYVENMRKKYGVFNYAPFRTPYTPDNNFQMLLGSSNPSSTPVKPEKQEKIKLSFDMTASPKIPVARTMLPGTGVGVGGGTVSCRLPLSDMPRSPMSSNSSAHTGSDGEQETADKAQAKTPNSQHSAGEESMDCTGSSLDSPKPFHAQAPTIPKKEKTPQTGSILNLNLDRSKAEMDLKELSETVQQKQGTTPVLTSPKRQIKSRFQLNLDKTIESCKAQLGIDEISVDVYKGVEQSDSDESDKSDSSDSEYASDDEQKTKDGQDAASKEDTPKSKVKEQTSSSQDKEGKTDTLVASKCDDTMTTTTSDAPAQEKISMDSEKESPEKTKALQTLPHPEEKTQMREESMQPVPVDDSDSERELVIDLGEEQGRKDRKRSRKDTTTVKEAPAGKALTPSQNSAALSIPSTVSTQSPMAISVTMVPFTAPSPATISLAAMSSATASPPSSSSSSSSASTTPALKKQRPLLPRETVPVVQRAVVWNPTAKFQTSSQKWHMQKVQQQNQQLVATTQSQVTSPRQSQGQVLTQTQAGNASTAVSSSSAQSTRYQTRQAAKAVQQKDTLSTNTSAVTLVSSSPASVAMVAASSLSTAASSSPVATDQYIPTVSADVAADIAKYTNKIMDAIKGTMTEIYNDLSKSTSGNTIAEIRRLRIEIEKLQWLHQQELSEMKHNLELTMAEMRQSLEQERERLVTEVKKQMELEKQQAVDETKKKQWCASCRKEAIFYCCWNTSYCDYPCQQAHWPEHMKSCTQSATAPQQEPEAESTSDLPNKGLGQTNSGPNPLRDMPVSAPSDKDCDLEKCDDSVSVTLS from the exons ATGCATCCACAGAG TGTggcagaggaagaaggaaaagaagCGGCAACAAAGGAAATGGAGATCTCAACACGATCCAAAG TTTCAGAAACAGGGTCAGCGGAGCGGACGGCCCAAAAACGAAAGATGCCAAGTCCCTCTCACTCATCCAATGGTCACTCCTCTGCTGAAACTTCTCCCTCTccaacaaaaaagaagaggaaaccaGGTGCTGTCAGCAGTAGCAAAGACCAG TCAGAACTAAGACATGGTCCCTTTTACTATGTGAAGCAGCCAGCACTCACCACAGACCCTGTTGATGTTGTACCGCAGGACGGAAGGAATGACTTCTACTGCTGGCTGTGCCACCGCGAGGGTCAGGTGCTCTGCTGTGAGCTCTGCCCGAGGGTGTACCACGCCAAGTGCCTCAAACTACCAGCCGAGCCCGAGGGCGACTGGTTCTGTCCGGAGTGTGAG AAAATAACTGTTGCCGAGTGCATAGAGACTCAGAGCAAAGCCATGATGATGCTAACTATAGACCAGCTGTCTTACCTTCTAAAGTTTGCCCTTCAGAAGATGAAACAACCAGGT GATCATCCCCGCTTGTCATCTCGCTCCCCCCATGCAGCTTCCACGCAGAGAAAGACTTTTAATTGG ACTGAACCCTTCCAGAAACCTGTCTCTCTGGAACAGCATCCAGATTATGCAGAGTACATTTTCCATGCGATGGATCTTTGCACACTtgagaag aatatcaaaaagaaaatgtatggcTGCACCGAGGCCTTCCTGGCTGATGCAAAATGGATTTTGCAcaactgtataatatataacGGAG GCAATCACAAACTCACAGCTACGGCTAAGGTTATTGTCAAAATCTGTGAACATGAG ATGAACGAGATTGAAGTTTGTCCTGAGTGTTATCTGTCTGCTTGCCAGAAGAGAGACAACTGGTTTTGTGAGCCTTGC AGTAACCCTCACCCTCTTGTGTGGGCCAAACTGAAAGGATTTCCATTCTGGCCCGCTAAAGCTCTGCGAGACAAAGATGGACAGGTGGATGCTCGTTTCTTCGGTCAACATGACAG GGCATGGGTTCCCTTGAACAACTGCTACCTTATGTCAAAAGAGATTCCATTCTCTGTGAAGAAGACCAAAAGCATCTTCAACAGTGCCATGCAAGAGATGGAGGTCTATGTGGAGAACATGAGGAAGAAGTATGGCGTGTTTAACTACGCCCCCTTCAGGACACCCTACACCCCCGACAACAACTTCCAGATGCTGCTGGGTTCCTCCAACCCCTCGTCCACTCCAGTCAAACCTGAGAAACAGGAGAAAATCAAGCTGAGCTTTGATATGACAGCTTCACCCAAGATTCCTGTGGCAAGGACCATGTTGCCTGGGACTGGGGTTGGAGTGGGAGGTGGAACTGTTAGTTGTCGGCTTCCTCTGAGTGACATGCCTCGCTCCCCCATGAGCAGTAACTCCTCTGCCCACACTGGGTCAGATGGAGAGCAGGAGACAGCGGACAAGGCACAGGCAAAAACCCCCAACAGTCAGCACAGTGCAGGAGAAGAGTCCATGGACTGTACAG GCAGTTCATTGGACAGCCCCAAACCATTCCATGCTCAAGCTCCAACCATCCCCAAGAAGGAGAAGACACCACAGACTGGAAGCATTCTGAACCTCAATTTAG ATAGGAGCAAAGCCGAAATGGACCTAAAAGAGCTTAGTGAAACAGTTCAGCAGAAACAAGGAACCACGCCAGTCCTCACATCTCCAAAAAGACAGATTAAGAGCCGTTTTCAGCTGAATTTGGACAAAACCATTGAAAGTTGCAAAGCACAGCTGG GTATAGATGAGATCTCTGTGGATGTGTACAAAGGTGTGGAACAAAGTGACTCCGATGAGTCTGATAAATCCGACTCGAGTGACAGCGAGTATGCCAGTGATGACGAGCAAAAGACCAAGGATGGCCAGGACGCAGCCTCCAAGGAGGACACCCCCAAAAGTAAAGTCAAAGAGCAGACTTCCTCAAGTCAAGATAAGGAGGGTAAAACTGACACACTTGTGGCATCCAAGTGTGACGACactatgacaacaacaacatcagatGCTCCGGCTCAAGAGAAAATAAGCATGGACTCAGAAAAAGAGAGTCCAGAGAAGACCAAAGCACTTCAAACATTACCTCATCCTGAGGAGAAGACGCAGATGAGAGAAGAGTCAATGCAGCCTGTGCCCGTGGATGATTCCGACTCAGAGAGGGAGCTGGTTATTGACCTAGGAGAGGAACAAGGACGCAAagacaggaagaggagcaggaaagacacCACCACTGTGAAAGAGGCACCTGCAG GCAAAGCCCTGACCCCATCTCAAAACAGTGCTGCACTCTCCATACCCTCTACTGTTTCCACGCAGTCCCCAATGGCCATTTCTGTCACCATGGTCCCCTTCACAGCTCCCTCTCCTGCAACCATAAGCCTTGCAGCCATGTCCAGTGCCACAGCTTCTcccccttcttcctcctcctcctcctcttcagcctCCACCACCCCAGCGTTGAAGAAACAGCGTCCTCTGCTGCCGAGGGAGACTGTGCCAGTGGTGCAGAGAGCTGTGGTGTGGAATCCCACTGCCAAGTTTCAGACATCCTCACAAAAGTGGCACATGCAGAAGGTGcaacaacaaaaccaacaaCTTGTGGCAACCACCCAAAGCCAGGTGACATCACCCAGGCAAAGCCAGGGACAAGTGCTGACCCAGACACAGGCTGGGAACGCCTCAACAGCCGTGTCCTCATCTTCAGCACAAAGCACACGCTATCAGACCAGACAGGCTGCCAAAG CTGTTCAACAAAAAGACACtctcagcacaaacacatctgcTGTCACCCTGGTATCCAGTAGTCCAGCTTCTGTTGCCATGGTGGCAGCATCAAGTCTGAGCACAGCTGCTTCATCATCACCAGTGGCGACAGACCAGTATATCCCCACCGTCTCTGCAGATGTGGCTGCAGACATTGCCAAGTACACAAATAAG ATAATGGATGCGATCAAAGGTACAATGACTGAAATCTACAATGACCTTTCTAAGAGCACTTCAGGAAACACAATAGCAGAG ATAAGACGATTGCGAATTGAAATAGAAAAACTACAGTGGCTGCATCAACAAGAGTTGTCCGAGATGAAGCACAATCTCG AGCTGACAATGGCAGAGATGAGGCAGAGTctggagcaggagagagagaggttggtCACTGAGGTGAAGAAACAGATGGAGCTGGAGAAGCAACAAGCAGTGGATGAGACAAAGAAGAAACAGTGGTGTGcaagctgcaggaaagaagccATCTTCTACTGTTGCTGGAACACCAGCTATTGTGATTACCCCTGTCAGCAAGCTCACTGGCCTGAACACATGAAGTCCTGCACTCAGTCAG CCACAGCTCCACAGCAGGAACCTGAGGCTGAGTCGACATCAGACCTGCCAAACAAAGGGTTAGGGCAGACTAACAGTGGCCCAAACCCTCTCAGAGACATGCCCGTCTCTGCACCTTCAGATAAAGACTGCGACTTGGAAAAATGTGATGACAGTGTCTCTGTCACTTTGTCATAA
- the zmynd8 gene encoding protein kinase C-binding protein 1 isoform X4, with product MHPQSVAEEEGKEAATKEMEISTRSKVSETGSAERTAQKRKMPSPSHSSNGHSSAETSPSPTKKKRKPGAVSSSKDQSELRHGPFYYVKQPALTTDPVDVVPQDGRNDFYCWLCHREGQVLCCELCPRVYHAKCLKLPAEPEGDWFCPECEKITVAECIETQSKAMMMLTIDQLSYLLKFALQKMKQPGTEPFQKPVSLEQHPDYAEYIFHAMDLCTLEKNIKKKMYGCTEAFLADAKWILHNCIIYNGGNHKLTATAKVIVKICEHEMNEIEVCPECYLSACQKRDNWFCEPCSNPHPLVWAKLKGFPFWPAKALRDKDGQVDARFFGQHDRAWVPLNNCYLMSKEIPFSVKKTKSIFNSAMQEMEVYVENMRKKYGVFNYAPFRTPYTPDNNFQMLLGSSNPSSTPVKPEKQEKIKLSFDMTASPKIPVARTMLPGTGVGVGGGTVSCRLPLSDMPRSPMSSNSSAHTGSDGEQETADKAQAKTPNSQHSAGEESMDCTASPVHSHLGPAGSSLDSPKPFHAQAPTIPKKEKTPQTGSILNLNLDRSKAEMDLKELSETVQQKQGTTPVLTSPKRQIKSRFQLNLDKTIESCKAQLGIDEISVDVYKGVEQSDSDESDKSDSSDSEYASDDEQKTKDGQDAASKEDTPKSKVKEQTSSSQDKEGKTDTLVASKCDDTMTTTTSDAPAQEKISMDSEKESPEKTKALQTLPHPEEKTQMREESMQPVPVDDSDSERELVIDLGEEQGRKDRKRSRKDTTTVKEAPAGKALTPSQNSAALSIPSTVSTQSPMAISVTMVPFTAPSPATISLAAMSSATASPPSSSSSSSSASTTPALKKQRPLLPRETVPVVQRAVVWNPTAKFQTSSQKWHMQKVQQQNQQLVATTQSQVTSPRQSQGQVLTQTQAGNASTAVSSSSAQSTRYQTRQAAKAVQQKDTLSTNTSAVTLVSSSPASVAMVAASSLSTAASSSPVATDQYIPTVSADVAADIAKYTNKIMDAIKGTMTEIYNDLSKSTSGNTIAEIRRLRIEIEKLQWLHQQELSEMKHNLELTMAEMRQSLEQERERLVTEVKKQMELEKQQAVDETKKKQWCASCRKEAIFYCCWNTSYCDYPCQQAHWPEHMKSCTQSATAPQQEPEAESTSDLPNKGLGQTNSGPNPLRDMPVSAPSDKDCDLEKCDDSVSVTLS from the exons ATGCATCCACAGAG TGTggcagaggaagaaggaaaagaagCGGCAACAAAGGAAATGGAGATCTCAACACGATCCAAAG TTTCAGAAACAGGGTCAGCGGAGCGGACGGCCCAAAAACGAAAGATGCCAAGTCCCTCTCACTCATCCAATGGTCACTCCTCTGCTGAAACTTCTCCCTCTccaacaaaaaagaagaggaaaccaGGTGCTGTCAGCAGTAGCAAAGACCAG TCAGAACTAAGACATGGTCCCTTTTACTATGTGAAGCAGCCAGCACTCACCACAGACCCTGTTGATGTTGTACCGCAGGACGGAAGGAATGACTTCTACTGCTGGCTGTGCCACCGCGAGGGTCAGGTGCTCTGCTGTGAGCTCTGCCCGAGGGTGTACCACGCCAAGTGCCTCAAACTACCAGCCGAGCCCGAGGGCGACTGGTTCTGTCCGGAGTGTGAG AAAATAACTGTTGCCGAGTGCATAGAGACTCAGAGCAAAGCCATGATGATGCTAACTATAGACCAGCTGTCTTACCTTCTAAAGTTTGCCCTTCAGAAGATGAAACAACCAGGT ACTGAACCCTTCCAGAAACCTGTCTCTCTGGAACAGCATCCAGATTATGCAGAGTACATTTTCCATGCGATGGATCTTTGCACACTtgagaag aatatcaaaaagaaaatgtatggcTGCACCGAGGCCTTCCTGGCTGATGCAAAATGGATTTTGCAcaactgtataatatataacGGAG GCAATCACAAACTCACAGCTACGGCTAAGGTTATTGTCAAAATCTGTGAACATGAG ATGAACGAGATTGAAGTTTGTCCTGAGTGTTATCTGTCTGCTTGCCAGAAGAGAGACAACTGGTTTTGTGAGCCTTGC AGTAACCCTCACCCTCTTGTGTGGGCCAAACTGAAAGGATTTCCATTCTGGCCCGCTAAAGCTCTGCGAGACAAAGATGGACAGGTGGATGCTCGTTTCTTCGGTCAACATGACAG GGCATGGGTTCCCTTGAACAACTGCTACCTTATGTCAAAAGAGATTCCATTCTCTGTGAAGAAGACCAAAAGCATCTTCAACAGTGCCATGCAAGAGATGGAGGTCTATGTGGAGAACATGAGGAAGAAGTATGGCGTGTTTAACTACGCCCCCTTCAGGACACCCTACACCCCCGACAACAACTTCCAGATGCTGCTGGGTTCCTCCAACCCCTCGTCCACTCCAGTCAAACCTGAGAAACAGGAGAAAATCAAGCTGAGCTTTGATATGACAGCTTCACCCAAGATTCCTGTGGCAAGGACCATGTTGCCTGGGACTGGGGTTGGAGTGGGAGGTGGAACTGTTAGTTGTCGGCTTCCTCTGAGTGACATGCCTCGCTCCCCCATGAGCAGTAACTCCTCTGCCCACACTGGGTCAGATGGAGAGCAGGAGACAGCGGACAAGGCACAGGCAAAAACCCCCAACAGTCAGCACAGTGCAGGAGAAGAGTCCATGGACTGTACAG CATCACCTGTCCATTCTCACCTTGGTCCTGCAGGCAGTTCATTGGACAGCCCCAAACCATTCCATGCTCAAGCTCCAACCATCCCCAAGAAGGAGAAGACACCACAGACTGGAAGCATTCTGAACCTCAATTTAG ATAGGAGCAAAGCCGAAATGGACCTAAAAGAGCTTAGTGAAACAGTTCAGCAGAAACAAGGAACCACGCCAGTCCTCACATCTCCAAAAAGACAGATTAAGAGCCGTTTTCAGCTGAATTTGGACAAAACCATTGAAAGTTGCAAAGCACAGCTGG GTATAGATGAGATCTCTGTGGATGTGTACAAAGGTGTGGAACAAAGTGACTCCGATGAGTCTGATAAATCCGACTCGAGTGACAGCGAGTATGCCAGTGATGACGAGCAAAAGACCAAGGATGGCCAGGACGCAGCCTCCAAGGAGGACACCCCCAAAAGTAAAGTCAAAGAGCAGACTTCCTCAAGTCAAGATAAGGAGGGTAAAACTGACACACTTGTGGCATCCAAGTGTGACGACactatgacaacaacaacatcagatGCTCCGGCTCAAGAGAAAATAAGCATGGACTCAGAAAAAGAGAGTCCAGAGAAGACCAAAGCACTTCAAACATTACCTCATCCTGAGGAGAAGACGCAGATGAGAGAAGAGTCAATGCAGCCTGTGCCCGTGGATGATTCCGACTCAGAGAGGGAGCTGGTTATTGACCTAGGAGAGGAACAAGGACGCAAagacaggaagaggagcaggaaagacacCACCACTGTGAAAGAGGCACCTGCAG GCAAAGCCCTGACCCCATCTCAAAACAGTGCTGCACTCTCCATACCCTCTACTGTTTCCACGCAGTCCCCAATGGCCATTTCTGTCACCATGGTCCCCTTCACAGCTCCCTCTCCTGCAACCATAAGCCTTGCAGCCATGTCCAGTGCCACAGCTTCTcccccttcttcctcctcctcctcctcttcagcctCCACCACCCCAGCGTTGAAGAAACAGCGTCCTCTGCTGCCGAGGGAGACTGTGCCAGTGGTGCAGAGAGCTGTGGTGTGGAATCCCACTGCCAAGTTTCAGACATCCTCACAAAAGTGGCACATGCAGAAGGTGcaacaacaaaaccaacaaCTTGTGGCAACCACCCAAAGCCAGGTGACATCACCCAGGCAAAGCCAGGGACAAGTGCTGACCCAGACACAGGCTGGGAACGCCTCAACAGCCGTGTCCTCATCTTCAGCACAAAGCACACGCTATCAGACCAGACAGGCTGCCAAAG CTGTTCAACAAAAAGACACtctcagcacaaacacatctgcTGTCACCCTGGTATCCAGTAGTCCAGCTTCTGTTGCCATGGTGGCAGCATCAAGTCTGAGCACAGCTGCTTCATCATCACCAGTGGCGACAGACCAGTATATCCCCACCGTCTCTGCAGATGTGGCTGCAGACATTGCCAAGTACACAAATAAG ATAATGGATGCGATCAAAGGTACAATGACTGAAATCTACAATGACCTTTCTAAGAGCACTTCAGGAAACACAATAGCAGAG ATAAGACGATTGCGAATTGAAATAGAAAAACTACAGTGGCTGCATCAACAAGAGTTGTCCGAGATGAAGCACAATCTCG AGCTGACAATGGCAGAGATGAGGCAGAGTctggagcaggagagagagaggttggtCACTGAGGTGAAGAAACAGATGGAGCTGGAGAAGCAACAAGCAGTGGATGAGACAAAGAAGAAACAGTGGTGTGcaagctgcaggaaagaagccATCTTCTACTGTTGCTGGAACACCAGCTATTGTGATTACCCCTGTCAGCAAGCTCACTGGCCTGAACACATGAAGTCCTGCACTCAGTCAG CCACAGCTCCACAGCAGGAACCTGAGGCTGAGTCGACATCAGACCTGCCAAACAAAGGGTTAGGGCAGACTAACAGTGGCCCAAACCCTCTCAGAGACATGCCCGTCTCTGCACCTTCAGATAAAGACTGCGACTTGGAAAAATGTGATGACAGTGTCTCTGTCACTTTGTCATAA
- the zmynd8 gene encoding protein kinase C-binding protein 1 isoform X3 encodes MEISTRSKVSETGSAERTAQKRKMPSPSHSSNGHSSAETSPSPTKKKRKPGAVSSSKDQSELRHGPFYYVKQPALTTDPVDVVPQDGRNDFYCWLCHREGQVLCCELCPRVYHAKCLKLPAEPEGDWFCPECEKITVAECIETQSKAMMMLTIDQLSYLLKFALQKMKQPGDHPRLSSRSPHAASTQRKTFNWTEPFQKPVSLEQHPDYAEYIFHAMDLCTLEKNIKKKMYGCTEAFLADAKWILHNCIIYNGGNHKLTATAKVIVKICEHEMNEIEVCPECYLSACQKRDNWFCEPCSNPHPLVWAKLKGFPFWPAKALRDKDGQVDARFFGQHDRAWVPLNNCYLMSKEIPFSVKKTKSIFNSAMQEMEVYVENMRKKYGVFNYAPFRTPYTPDNNFQMLLGSSNPSSTPVKPEKQEKIKLSFDMTASPKIPVARTMLPGTGVGVGGGTVSCRLPLSDMPRSPMSSNSSAHTGSDGEQETADKAQAKTPNSQHSAGEESMDCTASPVHSHLGPAGSSLDSPKPFHAQAPTIPKKEKTPQTGSILNLNLDRSKAEMDLKELSETVQQKQGTTPVLTSPKRQIKSRFQLNLDKTIESCKAQLGIDEISVDVYKGVEQSDSDESDKSDSSDSEYASDDEQKTKDGQDAASKEDTPKSKVKEQTSSSQDKEGKTDTLVASKCDDTMTTTTSDAPAQEKISMDSEKESPEKTKALQTLPHPEEKTQMREESMQPVPVDDSDSERELVIDLGEEQGRKDRKRSRKDTTTVKEAPAGKALTPSQNSAALSIPSTVSTQSPMAISVTMVPFTAPSPATISLAAMSSATASPPSSSSSSSSASTTPALKKQRPLLPRETVPVVQRAVVWNPTAKFQTSSQKWHMQKVQQQNQQLVATTQSQVTSPRQSQGQVLTQTQAGNASTAVSSSSAQSTRYQTRQAAKAVQQKDTLSTNTSAVTLVSSSPASVAMVAASSLSTAASSSPVATDQYIPTVSADVAADIAKYTNKIMDAIKGTMTEIYNDLSKSTSGNTIAEIRRLRIEIEKLQWLHQQELSEMKHNLELTMAEMRQSLEQERERLVTEVKKQMELEKQQAVDETKKKQWCASCRKEAIFYCCWNTSYCDYPCQQAHWPEHMKSCTQSATAPQQEPEAESTSDLPNKGLGQTNSGPNPLRDMPVSAPSDKDCDLEKCDDSVSVTLS; translated from the exons ATGGAGATCTCAACACGATCCAAAG TTTCAGAAACAGGGTCAGCGGAGCGGACGGCCCAAAAACGAAAGATGCCAAGTCCCTCTCACTCATCCAATGGTCACTCCTCTGCTGAAACTTCTCCCTCTccaacaaaaaagaagaggaaaccaGGTGCTGTCAGCAGTAGCAAAGACCAG TCAGAACTAAGACATGGTCCCTTTTACTATGTGAAGCAGCCAGCACTCACCACAGACCCTGTTGATGTTGTACCGCAGGACGGAAGGAATGACTTCTACTGCTGGCTGTGCCACCGCGAGGGTCAGGTGCTCTGCTGTGAGCTCTGCCCGAGGGTGTACCACGCCAAGTGCCTCAAACTACCAGCCGAGCCCGAGGGCGACTGGTTCTGTCCGGAGTGTGAG AAAATAACTGTTGCCGAGTGCATAGAGACTCAGAGCAAAGCCATGATGATGCTAACTATAGACCAGCTGTCTTACCTTCTAAAGTTTGCCCTTCAGAAGATGAAACAACCAGGT GATCATCCCCGCTTGTCATCTCGCTCCCCCCATGCAGCTTCCACGCAGAGAAAGACTTTTAATTGG ACTGAACCCTTCCAGAAACCTGTCTCTCTGGAACAGCATCCAGATTATGCAGAGTACATTTTCCATGCGATGGATCTTTGCACACTtgagaag aatatcaaaaagaaaatgtatggcTGCACCGAGGCCTTCCTGGCTGATGCAAAATGGATTTTGCAcaactgtataatatataacGGAG GCAATCACAAACTCACAGCTACGGCTAAGGTTATTGTCAAAATCTGTGAACATGAG ATGAACGAGATTGAAGTTTGTCCTGAGTGTTATCTGTCTGCTTGCCAGAAGAGAGACAACTGGTTTTGTGAGCCTTGC AGTAACCCTCACCCTCTTGTGTGGGCCAAACTGAAAGGATTTCCATTCTGGCCCGCTAAAGCTCTGCGAGACAAAGATGGACAGGTGGATGCTCGTTTCTTCGGTCAACATGACAG GGCATGGGTTCCCTTGAACAACTGCTACCTTATGTCAAAAGAGATTCCATTCTCTGTGAAGAAGACCAAAAGCATCTTCAACAGTGCCATGCAAGAGATGGAGGTCTATGTGGAGAACATGAGGAAGAAGTATGGCGTGTTTAACTACGCCCCCTTCAGGACACCCTACACCCCCGACAACAACTTCCAGATGCTGCTGGGTTCCTCCAACCCCTCGTCCACTCCAGTCAAACCTGAGAAACAGGAGAAAATCAAGCTGAGCTTTGATATGACAGCTTCACCCAAGATTCCTGTGGCAAGGACCATGTTGCCTGGGACTGGGGTTGGAGTGGGAGGTGGAACTGTTAGTTGTCGGCTTCCTCTGAGTGACATGCCTCGCTCCCCCATGAGCAGTAACTCCTCTGCCCACACTGGGTCAGATGGAGAGCAGGAGACAGCGGACAAGGCACAGGCAAAAACCCCCAACAGTCAGCACAGTGCAGGAGAAGAGTCCATGGACTGTACAG CATCACCTGTCCATTCTCACCTTGGTCCTGCAGGCAGTTCATTGGACAGCCCCAAACCATTCCATGCTCAAGCTCCAACCATCCCCAAGAAGGAGAAGACACCACAGACTGGAAGCATTCTGAACCTCAATTTAG ATAGGAGCAAAGCCGAAATGGACCTAAAAGAGCTTAGTGAAACAGTTCAGCAGAAACAAGGAACCACGCCAGTCCTCACATCTCCAAAAAGACAGATTAAGAGCCGTTTTCAGCTGAATTTGGACAAAACCATTGAAAGTTGCAAAGCACAGCTGG GTATAGATGAGATCTCTGTGGATGTGTACAAAGGTGTGGAACAAAGTGACTCCGATGAGTCTGATAAATCCGACTCGAGTGACAGCGAGTATGCCAGTGATGACGAGCAAAAGACCAAGGATGGCCAGGACGCAGCCTCCAAGGAGGACACCCCCAAAAGTAAAGTCAAAGAGCAGACTTCCTCAAGTCAAGATAAGGAGGGTAAAACTGACACACTTGTGGCATCCAAGTGTGACGACactatgacaacaacaacatcagatGCTCCGGCTCAAGAGAAAATAAGCATGGACTCAGAAAAAGAGAGTCCAGAGAAGACCAAAGCACTTCAAACATTACCTCATCCTGAGGAGAAGACGCAGATGAGAGAAGAGTCAATGCAGCCTGTGCCCGTGGATGATTCCGACTCAGAGAGGGAGCTGGTTATTGACCTAGGAGAGGAACAAGGACGCAAagacaggaagaggagcaggaaagacacCACCACTGTGAAAGAGGCACCTGCAG GCAAAGCCCTGACCCCATCTCAAAACAGTGCTGCACTCTCCATACCCTCTACTGTTTCCACGCAGTCCCCAATGGCCATTTCTGTCACCATGGTCCCCTTCACAGCTCCCTCTCCTGCAACCATAAGCCTTGCAGCCATGTCCAGTGCCACAGCTTCTcccccttcttcctcctcctcctcctcttcagcctCCACCACCCCAGCGTTGAAGAAACAGCGTCCTCTGCTGCCGAGGGAGACTGTGCCAGTGGTGCAGAGAGCTGTGGTGTGGAATCCCACTGCCAAGTTTCAGACATCCTCACAAAAGTGGCACATGCAGAAGGTGcaacaacaaaaccaacaaCTTGTGGCAACCACCCAAAGCCAGGTGACATCACCCAGGCAAAGCCAGGGACAAGTGCTGACCCAGACACAGGCTGGGAACGCCTCAACAGCCGTGTCCTCATCTTCAGCACAAAGCACACGCTATCAGACCAGACAGGCTGCCAAAG CTGTTCAACAAAAAGACACtctcagcacaaacacatctgcTGTCACCCTGGTATCCAGTAGTCCAGCTTCTGTTGCCATGGTGGCAGCATCAAGTCTGAGCACAGCTGCTTCATCATCACCAGTGGCGACAGACCAGTATATCCCCACCGTCTCTGCAGATGTGGCTGCAGACATTGCCAAGTACACAAATAAG ATAATGGATGCGATCAAAGGTACAATGACTGAAATCTACAATGACCTTTCTAAGAGCACTTCAGGAAACACAATAGCAGAG ATAAGACGATTGCGAATTGAAATAGAAAAACTACAGTGGCTGCATCAACAAGAGTTGTCCGAGATGAAGCACAATCTCG AGCTGACAATGGCAGAGATGAGGCAGAGTctggagcaggagagagagaggttggtCACTGAGGTGAAGAAACAGATGGAGCTGGAGAAGCAACAAGCAGTGGATGAGACAAAGAAGAAACAGTGGTGTGcaagctgcaggaaagaagccATCTTCTACTGTTGCTGGAACACCAGCTATTGTGATTACCCCTGTCAGCAAGCTCACTGGCCTGAACACATGAAGTCCTGCACTCAGTCAG CCACAGCTCCACAGCAGGAACCTGAGGCTGAGTCGACATCAGACCTGCCAAACAAAGGGTTAGGGCAGACTAACAGTGGCCCAAACCCTCTCAGAGACATGCCCGTCTCTGCACCTTCAGATAAAGACTGCGACTTGGAAAAATGTGATGACAGTGTCTCTGTCACTTTGTCATAA